In the genome of Mucilaginibacter defluvii, one region contains:
- a CDS encoding DEAD/DEAH box helicase, whose product MAETFDDFKFNRQILNAITDAGYEQPTPIQQKAIPPISNGQDVMGIAQTGTGKTAAYVLPIIMKLKYAQGENPRALIIAPTRELALQIEENVRTFATYTDLRVVVLYGGIGPKTQIENINKGVDIIVATPGRFMDVYLAGHIVTKGLQILVLDEADKMMDMGFMPQLNRILEVVPRKRQNLLFSATMSDKVHQLSANFLEHPTVVEVTPQATPAATVNQKLYYVPNIKTKINLLKKLLEEDGDIRKLIIFCKTRTSAEGVFRFLSRKYKEDEVRVLHANKGQNTRINSINAFRADEVKILVATDVAARGIDVNDVSHVINFDVPIVIEDYVHRIGRTGRAYQSGEAITFCNPAEEYYIRKAEKLIRQQIPVQTIPADVFVEETPYEERQDQAKEIDMQKRRENPDFKGAFHEKKTLNQKKKFEAEKAKRNPRVAKKLSTKRSSKRK is encoded by the coding sequence ATGGCAGAAACGTTTGATGATTTTAAGTTTAACCGGCAGATATTAAATGCCATTACCGATGCCGGTTATGAGCAGCCAACGCCCATACAGCAAAAGGCTATACCGCCAATCAGCAACGGGCAGGATGTGATGGGTATTGCCCAAACCGGAACGGGTAAAACGGCGGCCTATGTGCTGCCCATCATCATGAAGCTGAAATATGCGCAGGGCGAAAACCCGCGTGCCTTGATTATAGCGCCAACCCGCGAGTTAGCTTTACAAATAGAAGAGAATGTGCGCACGTTCGCCACTTATACCGATCTGCGGGTAGTGGTATTGTACGGCGGTATCGGCCCCAAAACACAGATAGAAAATATAAACAAAGGCGTTGATATTATTGTAGCCACTCCCGGCCGTTTTATGGATGTTTACCTGGCCGGACATATTGTTACCAAGGGTTTACAGATTTTAGTGTTGGATGAAGCTGATAAAATGATGGACATGGGCTTTATGCCGCAGCTTAACCGCATTTTAGAGGTGGTGCCGCGCAAACGGCAAAACCTGCTGTTCTCGGCCACCATGTCTGACAAGGTGCACCAACTATCCGCCAATTTCCTGGAACACCCAACCGTGGTTGAAGTTACGCCGCAGGCCACCCCGGCGGCTACGGTAAACCAAAAGCTGTATTACGTGCCGAATATCAAAACCAAAATCAACCTGCTTAAAAAGTTGCTTGAAGAGGATGGTGATATACGCAAATTGATCATCTTCTGTAAAACACGTACTTCGGCCGAAGGGGTATTTCGCTTTTTATCACGCAAGTATAAAGAGGACGAGGTAAGGGTGCTGCATGCCAATAAAGGACAAAACACCCGCATCAACTCCATTAATGCTTTCCGTGCCGATGAGGTGAAGATACTGGTAGCTACCGATGTGGCAGCCCGCGGTATTGATGTGAATGATGTAAGTCACGTAATTAATTTTGATGTGCCGATAGTGATCGAAGATTATGTGCACCGCATAGGCCGTACCGGCAGGGCCTATCAGTCTGGCGAGGCTATTACCTTTTGTAACCCGGCTGAGGAGTATTACATCCGCAAGGCGGAGAAACTCATCAGGCAGCAGATACCGGTGCAGACTATTCCGGCTGATGTTTTTGTAGAAGAAACACCGTATGAGGAACGGCAGGATCAGGCCAAAGAGATAGATATGCAGAAGCGCCGTGAAAATCCCGATTTTAAAGGGGCTTTCCACGAGAAGAAAACGCTGAATCAAAAAAAGAAATTCGAGGCCGAAAAAGCGAAGCGCAATCCTCGCGTAGCAAAAAAGCTGAGCACCAAACGATCATCAAAAAGAAAATAA